The genomic region ATAAGTAATTCCATTTATCGTTATTGGTTTTTCTAAACCATGTAAAACCTGACGGATTGCTTGATGTTTATTCTCTACTAAATATTTTACACCAGCAAGAGGAGGTACAGTAGGTTCAACACCCACACCATCTTGTTGATGACAATGCATACAGTTTACCATGTAAACTCCCTGACCTCTTTTAATACTTTCTTCCAATGGACTATAATTTCCAAATGATAAGAGGGCTATTACAGGGAAACTGAGGAGTAACATTCTGTATTTCATGATAATTATGTTTATGTAAGTGTGTTTTTTACGTTTATGTAAACAAATATAGTTTTTTTTGTATTTCTGAATGGTGATCTATCTCAACAAAATATTAGCTCGATGCAAACTTTTCCAAACCTAAACCAAAGAGAGCAAAGTCGTATTTTACAGGGTCCTGAGCATCAAATTGTTTTAAGT from Flammeovirga agarivorans harbors:
- a CDS encoding c-type cytochrome — translated: MKYRMLLLSFPVIALLSFGNYSPLEESIKRGQGVYMVNCMHCHQQDGVGVEPTVPPLAGVKYLVENKHQAIRQVLHGLEKPITINGITYDGSMPRQGALSDQEAADVLNYIRNSWGNKADMITADDVAMER